One window of the Anaeromyxobacter dehalogenans 2CP-C genome contains the following:
- the sufC gene encoding Fe-S cluster assembly ATPase SufC, with protein sequence MAVKDDIMLSIQGLRAKVADREILKGVDLEIRAGEVHAIMGPNGSGKSTLAGVLAGREAYEVTGGTATYLGQDLLALAPEARAAAGVFLGFQYPVEIPGVGNLYFLRTALNAIRRARGEDELDAMDFLALAREKMKLVDLDPAFGSRSVNEGFSGGEKKRNEIFQMAVLEPRLAILDEIDSGLDIDALRVVSRGVNALRRADRAVLLVTHYKRLLEHVSPDRIHVMAGGRIVRSGGPELADELERTGYAWVDGARPEVERAAGAGALS encoded by the coding sequence ATGGCCGTGAAGGACGACATCATGCTGAGCATCCAGGGGCTGCGCGCGAAGGTCGCCGACCGCGAGATCCTGAAGGGCGTGGACCTCGAGATCCGCGCGGGCGAGGTCCACGCGATCATGGGGCCGAACGGCTCGGGCAAGTCCACGCTGGCGGGCGTGCTGGCCGGCCGCGAGGCGTACGAGGTCACCGGCGGCACCGCCACCTACCTCGGGCAGGACCTGCTCGCGCTCGCGCCCGAGGCGCGCGCCGCGGCGGGCGTGTTCCTCGGCTTCCAGTACCCGGTGGAGATCCCCGGGGTCGGCAACCTGTACTTCCTGCGCACCGCGCTGAACGCGATCCGGCGCGCGCGCGGCGAGGACGAGCTCGACGCGATGGACTTCCTCGCGCTCGCCCGCGAGAAGATGAAGCTGGTGGACCTCGACCCGGCGTTCGGCAGCCGCTCGGTGAACGAGGGCTTCTCCGGCGGCGAGAAGAAGCGCAACGAGATCTTCCAGATGGCGGTGCTGGAGCCGCGCCTCGCCATCCTCGACGAGATCGACTCGGGCCTCGACATCGACGCGCTGCGGGTGGTCTCGCGCGGCGTGAACGCGCTGCGCCGGGCCGACCGCGCCGTGCTGCTCGTCACGCACTACAAGCGCCTGCTCGAGCACGTCTCGCCGGACCGCATCCACGTGATGGCCGGCGGCCGGATCGTGCGCTCCGGCGGCCCGGAGCTGGCGGACGAGCTGGAGCGCACCGGGTACGCCTGGGTGGACGGCGCGCGGCCGGAGGTGGAGCGCGCCGCCGGCGCGGGGGCGCTGTCGTGA